The Kitasatospora sp. NBC_00374 genome has a segment encoding these proteins:
- a CDS encoding alpha/beta hydrolase translates to MTRTSSRWRVVVALVAAIVGLATTTGTAQAAGGTGSPPRMADGFGLTQVDTAVGGPTNFSITVTTPEVTGKHHIKIILPSGYDDDPARRYPVLYFLHGSPDDPVQQTYPALTTSNSMITVIPDGGVRGWYANWLNQKTQLGAQNWENFHLKQVIPFIDANLRTIATKKARAIAGVSMGGFGAFHYAQDHPELFSQTASLSGDIDLSADSMDLRLAVVASLIDAQGVICGSSSGACDPTNDPYKPGVDSDALFGTPYPVFDLDWRWNAADPSQHMDRLAGVGVSIYVGNGRGSATDAEFWLEGASKHVKDRMDALGMSYYYVDYGDGSAWGTQCNGGHNGGCWEQDLRDLIPRLERAFAS, encoded by the coding sequence GTGACGAGGACATCGAGTCGGTGGCGAGTGGTGGTGGCCCTGGTGGCCGCCATCGTGGGACTGGCCACGACAACGGGTACGGCACAGGCTGCCGGCGGCACCGGGTCGCCGCCGCGGATGGCGGACGGGTTCGGCCTGACCCAGGTCGACACGGCCGTGGGCGGTCCCACCAACTTCTCCATCACCGTGACCACACCCGAGGTCACGGGCAAGCACCACATCAAGATCATCCTGCCGAGCGGCTACGACGACGACCCGGCCAGGCGCTACCCGGTGCTGTACTTCCTGCACGGTTCACCCGACGACCCCGTCCAGCAGACCTATCCGGCGCTGACCACCTCGAACTCGATGATCACCGTCATCCCGGACGGCGGCGTTCGGGGCTGGTATGCCAACTGGCTCAACCAGAAAACCCAGCTCGGAGCCCAGAACTGGGAGAACTTCCACCTCAAGCAGGTGATCCCGTTCATCGACGCGAACCTGCGGACCATCGCCACCAAGAAGGCCAGGGCCATCGCCGGTGTCTCCATGGGCGGGTTCGGGGCCTTCCACTACGCCCAGGACCATCCCGAACTGTTCAGCCAGACCGCGTCCCTGTCGGGAGACATCGATCTGTCGGCCGACTCCATGGACCTGCGGCTGGCCGTCGTCGCCTCCCTCATCGACGCACAGGGCGTGATCTGCGGCTCGTCATCCGGTGCCTGCGACCCCACGAACGACCCCTACAAGCCCGGCGTGGACAGTGACGCCCTGTTCGGTACGCCCTACCCGGTGTTCGACTTGGACTGGCGGTGGAACGCGGCCGACCCGTCACAGCACATGGACAGGCTCGCCGGAGTCGGGGTCTCCATCTACGTGGGCAACGGACGCGGCTCCGCCACCGACGCCGAGTTCTGGCTCGAAGGCGCGTCCAAACACGTCAAGGACCGCATGGACGCCCTGGGCATGTCCTACTACTACGTCGACTACGGCGATGGTTCCGCCTGGGGCACCCAGTGCAACGGCGGCCACAACGGCGGCTGCTGGGAACAGGATCTCCGGGACCTGATCCCCCGGCTGGAGAGGGCCTTCGCCTCCTGA
- a CDS encoding BTAD domain-containing putative transcriptional regulator, producing MPTTATTSRPIAAVLGHQERKVLHAVGCGLRDDEIAAALAVSEDAVTGHLARILVKLGLRDRAAAIVHAFDCGLVAPGRGPRTQVASPVPRSAAGRAAGRKVQISVLGPLRAWQDGRSLDLGHLRQQAVLAALALHGGRTVSQQELLDGVWGSEPPVTNVVPVHIYRLRKTLRIGDSPDSVIEHDRCGYRLVSGAVEVDLARMENLVTDAGTAHRAGDPTEAVRLCSRALDLFRGELLAGLPGPLAELERLRLAERRIAVAQRKLEWQLRLGQYSEAIAELFALSAEHPLNEWVAAMLMRALYRSGRQADALAVFDRTRRRLADDLGVPPSRMLRRTCQMILRGDEAGLGLTGATR from the coding sequence ATGCCGACGACCGCCACCACCAGCCGGCCGATCGCCGCCGTGCTCGGGCATCAGGAGCGCAAGGTGCTCCACGCGGTCGGCTGCGGCCTGAGGGACGACGAGATCGCCGCCGCCCTTGCCGTCTCCGAGGACGCCGTGACCGGACACCTCGCGCGGATCCTCGTGAAACTCGGGCTGCGCGACCGGGCCGCCGCCATCGTCCACGCCTTCGACTGCGGACTGGTCGCCCCTGGCCGCGGCCCCCGCACGCAGGTGGCCAGCCCGGTGCCGCGGAGCGCCGCCGGCCGGGCGGCCGGACGGAAGGTGCAGATCTCCGTGCTCGGACCGCTGCGGGCCTGGCAGGACGGGCGGTCCCTGGATCTGGGGCATCTGCGCCAGCAAGCCGTACTGGCGGCGCTGGCGCTGCACGGGGGGCGGACGGTCAGTCAGCAGGAACTGCTCGACGGGGTATGGGGGTCGGAGCCGCCGGTCACGAACGTGGTGCCGGTCCACATCTACCGGCTCCGCAAGACCCTGCGCATCGGGGACAGCCCGGACTCGGTGATCGAGCACGACCGGTGTGGCTACCGTCTGGTCTCCGGCGCGGTCGAAGTGGACCTGGCACGCATGGAGAACCTGGTCACCGACGCCGGGACGGCCCACCGGGCGGGCGACCCGACCGAGGCGGTCCGCCTCTGTTCCCGGGCGCTGGACCTGTTTCGCGGGGAGCTGCTGGCCGGTCTGCCCGGCCCGCTCGCCGAGCTGGAGCGGCTGCGGCTCGCCGAGCGCAGGATCGCCGTCGCACAGCGGAAGCTGGAGTGGCAGCTGCGGCTGGGCCAGTACTCCGAGGCGATCGCCGAGCTGTTCGCCTTGTCCGCGGAGCACCCCCTGAACGAGTGGGTGGCCGCGATGCTGATGCGTGCGCTGTACCGCAGCGGCCGACAGGCCGACGCGTTGGCCGTGTTCGACCGCACCCGTCGCCGCCTGGCCGACGACCTGGGGGTTCCTCCGAGCCGGATGCTGCGGCGGACGTGCCAGATGATTCTGCGCGGGGACGAGGCCGGCCTCGGCCTCACCGGAGCCACGCGGTGA
- a CDS encoding serine/threonine-protein kinase, with protein sequence MARDVAFCGDREELLPPGHRVGEWTVTGPIGEGGWATVYAARRAEDPAGPDGSDSAGGVDATVALKVLPTAGLAPRQARHLAESARREAELARTAPHPRLVRLLDTLALAAPDHPALDGAIVLVMERAQGTLRDLIATGVDEARAGRIVAGICEGLAHLHRSGWVHTDLKPENVLIGRDGEVRLSDFGLAIELTGTHGHSAPMGTPDYLPPERWKEPLGEHGVKTRTTADIWALGIVIHEVFAAGLPPFPGATPTARSAAAQQYAEGRAALRLAPAVPPFWRALVADCLAPTHAARAPHTAESLLTRIRAHRSGRRPRRPRPRTALLALATCATAAVAATALWPHPGPAAHPARVRVFNAERGCQDRTDRDPQCSLGLAVNPLRPYTAENVIPTRVWHNDTLDADCQLPTGLPVIDEEDLTSTLWYRIRLPGPTTAWLPAVRTRDRPTLLDCP encoded by the coding sequence ATGGCGCGCGACGTGGCCTTCTGCGGGGACCGCGAGGAGCTGCTGCCACCCGGCCACCGGGTGGGCGAGTGGACCGTCACCGGGCCCATCGGCGAAGGCGGCTGGGCGACCGTCTATGCCGCCCGCCGGGCCGAGGACCCTGCTGGTCCGGACGGCTCGGACAGCGCGGGCGGGGTGGACGCCACGGTCGCCCTCAAGGTGCTGCCGACCGCCGGACTCGCCCCCCGCCAGGCCCGCCACCTCGCCGAATCCGCCCGCCGCGAAGCGGAGTTGGCCCGCACCGCGCCGCACCCGCGGCTGGTCCGCCTGCTCGACACCCTCGCCCTGGCCGCCCCCGACCACCCCGCGCTCGACGGCGCGATCGTCCTGGTCATGGAACGCGCCCAGGGCACCCTGCGCGACCTGATCGCCACCGGCGTCGACGAGGCCCGGGCCGGCCGGATCGTCGCTGGCATCTGCGAGGGCCTGGCCCACCTGCACCGCTCCGGCTGGGTCCACACCGACCTCAAACCCGAGAACGTCCTCATCGGCCGGGACGGCGAGGTCCGCCTCTCCGACTTCGGCCTCGCCATCGAACTCACCGGCACCCACGGCCACTCCGCCCCCATGGGCACCCCCGACTACCTGCCGCCGGAACGCTGGAAGGAACCACTCGGCGAACACGGCGTCAAAACCCGTACCACCGCCGACATCTGGGCGCTCGGCATCGTGATCCACGAGGTGTTCGCCGCCGGCCTCCCGCCCTTCCCCGGCGCCACCCCCACCGCCCGCAGCGCCGCCGCCCAGCAGTACGCCGAAGGCCGCGCCGCCCTGCGTCTGGCCCCCGCGGTCCCCCCGTTCTGGCGCGCCCTCGTCGCCGACTGCCTCGCCCCCACCCACGCCGCCCGCGCCCCGCACACCGCCGAAAGCCTGCTCACCCGCATCCGCGCCCACCGGTCCGGCCGCCGCCCTCGCCGCCCACGGCCGCGCACCGCCCTGCTCGCCCTAGCCACCTGCGCCACGGCAGCCGTCGCCGCCACCGCTCTCTGGCCGCACCCCGGCCCGGCCGCACACCCCGCCCGCGTCCGGGTCTTCAACGCCGAACGCGGCTGCCAGGACCGCACCGACCGCGACCCCCAGTGCAGCCTCGGTCTCGCCGTCAACCCCCTGCGCCCCTACACCGCCGAGAACGTCATCCCCACGCGCGTCTGGCACAACGACACCCTCGACGCCGACTGCCAACTCCCCACCGGCCTCCCCGTCATCGACGAGGAAGACCTCACCTCCACGCTCTGGTACCGCATCCGCCTCCCCGGCCCCACCACCGCCTGGCTCCCCGCCGTCCGCACCAGGGACCGCCCCACCCTCCTCGACTGCCCCTGA
- a CDS encoding serine/threonine protein kinase gives MSGILVHLPEGNGDDAVTLRLGPGERARFGRGSAGTPVELRLGDETVSRLAGEIHATDDHWQLSNLSNTHAYLVENPEGAGEYLRVPPRRIGAPIPFEFARVVLPSRRETPLSFQVFAPDHVYLDSHAHGGSWESRTMTAYSLDETATYFLVLVALCEPWLRDRSPAAVPTTPQVVARLRGHPACARLTARAVSSHLDYLADEKLRIDMPDGAGRADRRNGKREAVVGLALKFGIVREEHLALLPRPEAAEPGR, from the coding sequence GTGAGCGGGATTCTCGTCCACCTGCCGGAGGGGAACGGCGACGACGCGGTGACCTTGCGGCTCGGTCCGGGAGAGCGGGCGCGCTTCGGCCGCGGCTCCGCCGGCACGCCGGTGGAGCTCCGACTCGGCGACGAGACGGTCTCCCGGCTCGCCGGCGAGATCCACGCGACCGACGACCACTGGCAGTTGAGCAACCTCAGTAACACCCACGCCTACCTGGTGGAGAACCCGGAGGGCGCCGGCGAGTACCTGCGGGTGCCGCCGCGGCGGATCGGCGCGCCGATCCCGTTCGAGTTCGCCCGGGTGGTGCTGCCCTCGCGGCGTGAAACCCCGCTGTCCTTCCAGGTGTTCGCGCCCGACCACGTCTACCTGGACTCGCACGCCCACGGCGGCTCCTGGGAGAGCCGCACCATGACGGCGTACTCGCTGGACGAGACCGCCACCTACTTCCTGGTCCTGGTCGCGCTCTGCGAACCGTGGCTGCGCGACCGCTCCCCCGCCGCCGTGCCCACCACCCCCCAGGTGGTCGCGCGGCTGCGCGGCCACCCCGCCTGCGCCCGGCTCACCGCCCGGGCGGTCAGCTCGCACCTCGACTACCTCGCCGACGAGAAACTCCGCATCGACATGCCCGACGGCGCGGGCCGCGCGGACCGCCGCAACGGCAAACGCGAGGCCGTCGTGGGACTCGCCCTGAAGTTCGGCATCGTTCGCGAGGAGCACCTCGCGCTCCTGCCGCGCCCCGAAGCCGCCGAGCCCGGACGGTAG
- a CDS encoding glycosyl hydrolase family 32: MSPVSRRGLLRAAGAGALVLPLAGRTATASPATTAGAATPHLWVGAGPFGQVHDPSTTRRRYLNDHTLIQAGGRWHLFSIVGNSAPPGQAPDSSAEVSLAHASAPDPSGPWTGHPDALTVDTSYFGEEHLWAPHVIESGGVHWMFYAAGGRAGAAINAATSTDLSTWTRLPSGPLFRGNAARDPMVLRIGVEWVMYYTELSAVDGRHQVCYRRSTDLLTWGAPGAAFTDSATSADGVSVTESPFVVARDGWYYLFIGPRNGYEGTDVLASQDPFHFTLDGYAGHVPGHAVEVVTDGQQWWASAAGWFRHGLYLAPLSWQSAPPPWQSPDNPVASLDVQGRLNVFALDAADRSMLRRVQLDPDADSWSDWEAFGGPAGAVPALGRNTDGRLEVFSLAPGGAYLHHRVQRTDGTWSDWEVFGGPAGAAPAVARDADGRLEVFALGPGGALIARRRQWSPGSLTWDAWDAGFGGPVGAPPGVAANADGRLEVFVLAPGGTALLHRWQTSPGGGWSAWERFGTPAGAAPRVARDGTGRLNVTAIAPSGTAAFQRRQSVPSGGWDDWHPLLGWSTASPLPIPGADGRLEALTLAPGGDRLAHRWQSAPAGAWAPDGVLGEDFGEPGLVLAAPPSAAADPTGRLHVFAVAEDGRLRTRVQDRPGGGWRPWAAFGDRPVAPLRSGAPML; encoded by the coding sequence ATGTCCCCTGTCAGCAGGCGCGGCCTGCTACGGGCGGCCGGAGCGGGAGCACTCGTGCTCCCGCTCGCGGGCCGTACCGCCACCGCGTCGCCCGCCACCACGGCCGGCGCAGCCACGCCCCACCTGTGGGTCGGCGCCGGCCCGTTCGGCCAGGTCCACGACCCGTCGACCACACGCCGCCGCTACCTCAACGACCACACGCTGATCCAGGCCGGCGGGCGCTGGCACCTGTTCAGCATCGTCGGCAACAGTGCGCCGCCCGGGCAGGCCCCCGACAGTTCGGCGGAGGTCTCGCTCGCGCACGCCTCGGCGCCGGACCCGTCCGGGCCGTGGACCGGCCACCCGGACGCGCTGACCGTCGACACCTCCTACTTCGGGGAGGAGCACCTGTGGGCCCCGCACGTCATCGAGTCGGGCGGCGTCCACTGGATGTTCTACGCGGCGGGCGGGCGCGCCGGGGCGGCGATCAACGCCGCCACCTCCACCGACCTGTCCACCTGGACCAGGCTGCCGTCCGGGCCGCTGTTCCGCGGGAACGCCGCCCGCGACCCGATGGTGCTGCGGATCGGCGTCGAGTGGGTGATGTACTACACCGAGCTGTCCGCCGTCGACGGCCGGCACCAGGTCTGCTACCGGCGCTCCACCGACCTGCTGACCTGGGGCGCTCCCGGCGCCGCCTTCACCGACTCGGCCACTTCCGCGGACGGCGTCTCGGTCACCGAGTCGCCCTTCGTGGTGGCCCGGGACGGCTGGTACTACCTGTTCATCGGGCCGCGGAACGGTTACGAGGGCACCGACGTCCTCGCCTCCCAGGACCCGTTCCACTTCACCCTCGACGGCTACGCCGGCCATGTGCCGGGCCACGCGGTGGAGGTGGTCACCGACGGGCAGCAGTGGTGGGCGAGCGCCGCCGGCTGGTTCCGGCACGGCCTGTACCTGGCCCCGCTGAGCTGGCAGTCCGCCCCGCCGCCCTGGCAGAGCCCGGACAACCCGGTCGCCTCCCTGGACGTACAGGGCCGGCTGAACGTGTTCGCCCTCGACGCGGCCGACCGGTCGATGCTGCGCCGGGTCCAGCTCGACCCGGACGCCGACAGCTGGTCGGACTGGGAGGCGTTCGGCGGCCCGGCCGGCGCGGTGCCCGCGCTGGGCCGCAACACCGACGGCCGGCTGGAGGTGTTCTCGCTCGCCCCCGGCGGCGCCTACCTGCACCACCGGGTCCAGCGGACGGACGGCACCTGGTCGGACTGGGAGGTGTTCGGCGGCCCGGCCGGCGCCGCCCCCGCCGTCGCCCGCGACGCCGACGGCCGCCTGGAGGTCTTCGCGCTCGGCCCGGGCGGCGCCCTGATCGCCCGCCGCCGCCAGTGGTCGCCCGGCTCGCTCACCTGGGACGCCTGGGACGCGGGCTTCGGCGGCCCGGTGGGCGCACCGCCGGGCGTCGCCGCCAACGCCGACGGCCGGCTGGAGGTGTTCGTGCTCGCGCCCGGCGGCACGGCGCTGCTGCACCGCTGGCAGACCTCGCCCGGCGGCGGCTGGTCCGCCTGGGAGCGCTTCGGCACGCCTGCCGGCGCCGCGCCGCGGGTCGCCCGCGACGGCACCGGGCGGCTGAACGTCACCGCGATCGCCCCGTCCGGCACGGCGGCCTTCCAGCGCCGCCAGTCGGTGCCCAGCGGGGGCTGGGACGACTGGCACCCGCTGCTGGGCTGGTCCACCGCCTCGCCGCTGCCGATCCCCGGCGCGGACGGCCGGCTGGAGGCGCTCACCCTCGCCCCCGGCGGCGACCGGCTCGCCCACCGCTGGCAGTCGGCGCCCGCCGGAGCCTGGGCACCGGACGGCGTGCTCGGCGAGGACTTCGGCGAACCGGGCCTGGTACTCGCCGCGCCGCCCTCGGCCGCGGCCGACCCCACCGGACGGCTGCACGTCTTCGCGGTGGCCGAGGACGGCCGGCTGCGCACCCGTGTCCAGGACCGACCCGGCGGCGGCTGGCGGCCGTGGGCCGCCTTCGGCGACCGCCCGGTGGCGCCGCTGCGCTCGGGGGCGCCGATGCTCTGA